TAGGATGCATTACAAAATCAAAGATGCCATGATTTAAGCACCAAAGGTACCATGAAAAGAGAGTTGGTCCAGGCCAAGAAGCCAAGGATACATAGTTTTGCTTAGAAGACCAGACCAGAGTGGCTCTTTCCAAATAGTGCCAGTTTAGCTTAGAGGACCAGATCAGAGTGGCGGCCCTTCCTAATTAATGACGCTCGAAAGTAGCTctcatcttttgttttaagaTTTCATCTAACAAGCTTCAATCCAACCTATCTCACATGACATCACAGCTCACATTGCCTTAAATTCAATTATTTTAATTTCAAAGCAGAGGACTTCAAGTCCATTCGATTTTATGCTGAACAGTCAACACGACCAAAATTTTCGTTCAAGTGACAGCAGGACTAGAATCTGTGTCGTAGTTTATACACTATAACATGAAAGTTTGGCCACTTACAGTATCAGGCATATTCATGATCAACTTTTTGTTAGTTCTAGAAATAGAGGAACCAGGCCTAGAAAACTTGTATCACAACTCACCTGCTTCACGAAGTGCACTGCACACCTCTTCTTTAATGGAGTGCTGAATCTTTACTTGGGATGCAATACAACTTTCTGCCAACTTTCGTAGTTCATATATTTCATGATGAATCTGGGCTATTTCACTTCTTACCCTGACCTCCATTTCCTGCAACAGATAATATAATAAGAATATGACTTTTCCACAGTTGACATTGAACAGTAGCTGACTTACAAGCAAATTTTGGTTTTCGTGATGTTGATGTTCAAATGAAGAGTGCTGCCAGTTCTCTTCGGGGTGGGCTGCGCATTGGGAGACAGGTGCCAGTGAACACGGTGCGGATGCCACCTGATCTTCATTCTGGCGTCCATCATTCCTTTGCCAGTATAAATGTTCCTGGTAGTATCCCCCAAAATCGTCAATCATGTGTTGTTGCCTTTGTTTCTGCAAGATTGCTAACAGGAGATGGTTCATTTTACTGCTAAAATCGCTCTCAAGGGACTTCGAGACCTTTTTGCTGCAGGGAAGAAAGAGATATCATGCCTTGGTGCGGTTGAATCAGTACTTACAATGTAAGACGAATCgctaacaaaataaaatagggCAATCTCATTATGGATTGGAATTGGCACATGCAAAGGAGGTATACGTGATAACCTTGCTCATCAAAATGAAAAAATCATAGTTGCAGCCAATGTTAAGATTTAGTGGATAGTTATCAGATACTAGCATAGTAATAAATGTTACCATGAAAATGATTGGTGGATTACTAGCCAAGCTTGATGGAACACTTGCATCTCAGTATTATCTACACGATAAGAAGTTATTCTGGGAGCGATCCGTGATTTAAGTGCATCTACTTGTGCAGGTGCAAATGTACAGAAACATCTACAAAGGAATTTAACTAATTACCTCTCAAGAAGATTACAAATATCAGCATTGCCAGACAAATCTCGGCAGTCTGCTTGTGTGGCAATATGCAATGATCTCCAAGAGTTAGGGGACTCTATCCAAGGACGATCAACAAATTCAATCTGATTGTGATTCTCAATATCCCCAATTGTATCCTGATGCCAGCTGTCCGGACTCATGGTATCTACTGGAGCTGGCCAACCAAGACCGCTCATCCATaatgctctctcatcccaaGAACCATTCAGGCTTTGGTTGTCCTCTTCTCGTAGAGTGTCACCTCTGGATGATGGGGTATCTTGAATTTCACCTCTTGATGATGGAGTATCTTGGAGTTCACGCAATGTGCTTGTGGTACTTGGAGAGATATCATCCACATATTGATTGTCATAGACAGAGCTTCGGTCATCATACCTCACAAAGTTTGATGTTTTTGGATATTCCTGATTGTGAACACATGAGTTTACCGAGCTTGCACATTCTTCTTGGCATTGATTTCCGTTGGCATTTATCTTCTCATCATACTGTTGATTTTCTGAACCGTCAGAATTAATAAGGTTCTCAATTGATAGCCCAGTAGACTTACCAACAACTGGATTTCTATCATCATTATGTTGTTCGTCAACCCTGCAATTCGTAAAAAAGTGACTCTTTAGGCATAGGCTGGGTagaggaaaaaacagtagtACATAATTAGGACTTACGAGAAAAGTGAAACCCTTTCTCAGCATAAGCTTTTAATACAGTACTTTACCTATTATTTTGTACACTGCATTCATTTGCTTCTTGTAAGTCAGTCTTCCTGGTATCGTCTCTGTCCATCAGAAAGTACGAAACTGGCACGTAAGTTCTCTTACTACCCATCGTATTACAAATTTAAGTACGGAGTAGCTAACTTTTATGATTCTCATCACAATCTATGAAAATACTAGGAAGGCCGACATTAAGATGGTAATGTGGTCAAAACAGAATTTTGTTTAGACATTATCTTTTGACCCACCAGAATTTTCTCAGGTAATGTTATAAAAAAAGGTGTTAATACCTCATGGCGGGGGCCTCAGGCCCACATTTTGGAGGGTATGGCCTAACCGGTCTTAGTAGATTCCACACTTCATCGTTTACTGTATCTCCCTGACGCAGCAGCCTCAGACGAAGCATGGACTGCAGCATATCAAAGAAAAATGCTATGAGCAGTGGTTATTGCGTAAACATGCTTAAATACAACTGGGGAAAAAGTAGAGTTAATGAAATAACAGAGAATAACAGATGCCATGCCCATAATCTTACAGGAACTAAGCAAATGCGTCCATGCTAGCTATAACACACTGGTGACTTGGAGCAAATGCTCTGGTGCTTACCACTCTTTGCAGCAAAGAATAATCTTGTCCTCAGAGGAAGGAATAATTAATTGTTAATGCCTAAAATATGCAGACCATTGTTAAGCAATCAAAATGCATGGTTAATATTGCCGCAAACAAGAACAGTTGCTTGCAAAAATGCCAATACTTCAGAAACACGCTGTCATTGTCCTGTCTGGTTAAAAGTGCATGTTCCCTAGGCACCACGTGCATCAATATTCACTGGAGTTAGAGTAAAGAAAAACCAAAAGTGTTTCAAGTAACTGCAGGTATGGTATCAGGAAAAAACAACCTAAAAGGCGTTGCCATTAACAACAATTGAAATTTGCATTGTACTTTTCATTAGTAAACTGCCAAGCCATTACTCATATTTATGTGCGAGGTACATGCTATAGCAAGTAAGCTGCGAAATCACGGTATGGTTTGCGTAGCTTCTTGGCCACAACTGTGTGGCATTTGCAAACCCTACAAGATCTTAGCTTCTGGACGTATCAGAAAATGAGACAAACGAGAGATGATATTCACTTGTGACATCTCATCCACTAAAGGTGCCAAGCCAGAGCCACACCCACAACAACAACCAATCTTTGAATGAAATACCCATCTGCTACTGTACTGAACGTTGCTCCAAGGTCACAAGCAACATTAGTTGCATATTACTGCCGCTAGAAAGTACTACGTCAATATTGCATCTTCTTATCTGCCCTGTCATTCATAATGACATACTAACAGATCTGCAAAAGGCGATGCATGGCTGTAGGGTGCTAGATTTTGCGCAAGATTTTTGATCTCTTGGTGGGCTTCACCACTGCTGTACTAAGCCTTGCACCAGAGTCCCAAACAAGATTAACAAATTAGCTAATTTCGTTATCACTTTACAACATGTAAATGCCAAGTGTGGAGCATTTCTACCTTATTTTGGTTTACACTGGCATATCATGCAAGAAGTGGAAACGAAGCATGATTACGGACTTTGCACATGCCATTGATCAGCAGCAATGCCAGTTGGGAAACCGATCTACCAAACAGTCATCCGGTCCCATCTATGCGGGTCTAAAAGAAATCAAACAACTCACACTTCTTGGCTCGTCTTGAATAGTTCTTTATAAACAATCAAGCAACAGAAGAATATCTCACTCACTGATTAATCGATATAAAACTAGCACCTCGATCCATAATTGATAGTGGTAACTTTATCTAATGCATTACTCAatgagaagatgaagaagaaaaaaaaacaaataaatgaattTACCTGGATCCTGCCTTTGTGGCCGAAGCGAGATACGGTGTGTCTTTCCGCGAGCGCGGCGAGCTCGCGCCTCCGGCGATGGGCCATCCGGGCGACGAGCTCCTCCATCGCGCGGCGCCCGCGCACGGTCCGGATTACCAGCTTCGGCGGCTTCGGGCCCATGTTACGAGCGGCGGACAACTCGGCTGCGTTGCGCACCATCGGCACGGGCGATGCGGGAGCGGACTGCGAGAGCGCGAATTCGCTGTTGGCCGCCTCCAGGTCCTCCTCGGGCAGCGATGCGGCCCCGCTGAGCTTCTTGACGATGCACCCGACGCGGCCGCGCGGCGAGCCGTCGGACTCGGAGGTGGCGTCCCCGGAGGCGCGGGGCGTGACGGGGCCCACCGCCTCGATCTCGCGCCAGCGCTGGATGAGCGAGGACGCGCGCGGGCCGGACGGCGGGAGCTCGGGCCCGCCCGCGGCGGACGAGGTTTCCGAGGGTGCGGGGGAGGGCTCCCGGaacacggcggcgcgggcggccacGGGGCGCGTGGCGGACGTGAGCTCG
This is a stretch of genomic DNA from Brachypodium distachyon strain Bd21 chromosome 1, Brachypodium_distachyon_v3.0, whole genome shotgun sequence. It encodes these proteins:
- the LOC100846253 gene encoding uncharacterized protein LOC100846253 isoform X2, whose protein sequence is MASSVAAMPHESAQWRDPSRPRGGRFFNVLIPPQRPSFSDAGGGSSSCAPSEPTPRRRRIILERWAAAAAAATAAAPPEPADARRRELSELTSATRPVAARAAVFREPSPAPSETSSAAGGPELPPSGPRASSLIQRWREIEAVGPVTPRASGDATSESDGSPRGRVGCIVKKLSGAASLPEEDLEAANSEFALSQSAPASPVPMVRNAAELSAARNMGPKPPKLVIRTVRGRRAMEELVARMAHRRRRELAALAERHTVSRFGHKGRIQSMLRLRLLRQGDTVNDEVWNLLRPVRPYPPKCGPEAPAMRDDTRKTDLQEANECSVQNNRVDEQHNDDRNPVVGKSTGLSIENLINSDGSENQQYDEKINANGNQCQEECASSVNSCVHNQEYPKTSNFVRYDDRSSVYDNQYVDDISPSTTSTLRELQDTPSSRGEIQDTPSSRGDTLREEDNQSLNGSWDERALWMSGLGWPAPVDTMSPDSWHQDTIGDIENHNQIEFVDRPWIESPNSWRSLHIATQADCRDLSGNADICNLLESKKVSKSLESDFSSKMNHLLLAILQKQRQQHMIDDFGGYYQEHLYWQRNDGRQNEDQVASAPCSLAPVSQCAAHPEENWQHSSFEHQHHENQNLLEMEVRVRSEIAQIHHEIYELRKLAESCIASQVKIQHSIKEEVCSALREAGLMPSQPDITANRGSCCICREMQVDSLLYRCGHMCTCFNCADQLKSSSRSCPICQSPIDDVVRAHPNF
- the LOC100846253 gene encoding uncharacterized protein LOC100846253 isoform X1; translation: MASSVAAMPHESAQWRDPSRPRGGRFFNVLIPPQRPSFSDAGGGSSSCAPSEPTPRRRRIILERWAAAAAAATAAAPPEPADARRRELSELTSATRPVAARAAVFREPSPAPSETSSAAGGPELPPSGPRASSLIQRWREIEAVGPVTPRASGDATSESDGSPRGRVGCIVKKLSGAASLPEEDLEAANSEFALSQSAPASPVPMVRNAAELSAARNMGPKPPKLVIRTVRGRRAMEELVARMAHRRRRELAALAERHTVSRFGHKGRIQSMLRLRLLRQGDTVNDEVWNLLRPVRPYPPKCGPEAPAMRDDTRKTDLQEANECSVQNNRVDEQHNDDRNPVVGKSTGLSIENLINSDGSENQQYDEKINANGNQCQEECASSVNSCVHNQEYPKTSNFVRYDDRSSVYDNQYVDDISPSTTSTLRELQDTPSSRGEIQDTPSSRGDTLREEDNQSLNGSWDERALWMSGLGWPAPVDTMSPDSWHQDTIGDIENHNQIEFVDRPWIESPNSWRSLHIATQADCRDLSGNADICNLLESKKVSKSLESDFSSKMNHLLLAILQKQRQQHMIDDFGGYYQEHLYWQRNDGRQNEDQVASAPCSLAPVSQCAAHPEENWQHSSFEHQHHENQNLLLQEMEVRVRSEIAQIHHEIYELRKLAESCIASQVKIQHSIKEEVCSALREAGLMPSQPDITANRGSCCICREMQVDSLLYRCGHMCTCFNCADQLKSSSRSCPICQSPIDDVVRAHPNF